The Thermodesulfovibrio sp. 3462-1 genome contains the following window.
CTTTTAAATCAGAAGAACTGGTAGAAAAAATCAATCAAGTGTTGAGTAAAGCACCGGAAGTTAAAAAAATTCCAGAAGAAATCCCTGTTTTTACTTATGAATCACCGGAAACAGAAATAAAGGAAGTGGAAGAAATAGAGCCTATTGTATTACCTGAAACAGAAGAAGAAGTATTCTCAGTTGAAGAAAAGGGAATTGAATTAACAAAAGAAATTGAATTAAAGGAAAAAATATTTGAAGAGCCAGAACCAATGCAAAAAACCCAGGATTTATTTGAAACACCAGAAATTGAACTCCCAGAAATGGAACTGCTGGGAAAAGAAGAAAGCTTTGGAACACAAGAAATTGAATCTATCCAGGACATATTGGAAGAGCCTCCAAAAACAGAAATTGAAGAAATTAAGCCTGCTTTTGATTTAACCATTCTGGAAAAATTAATAGACAACAAATTTAATAGCTTTTATGAAAAAATTATCCCCTTACTTGACAGCTCTGTTGAAGGAGTATTAAAAAAATACGGTTTGATAAAAGATTCTTCTGTGATTCTCTCTGGCAATTTAAATTTCTTTAAAGTTCAGGAAATTTTTACTCTAATTAATTCTAATAGTTTAAATGGTATCTTTTATGCTTACAGTAATGCAATAGCATACGAATTTTTATTTATTAGTGGAAAAATCATCTATGGAATCTCAAACCTTCAGAAACAAAAAATTGGTGCTAAACTATTAAATGAAATGGACCAGGAAGAAATTAAGGATATTACCATTGAAGCATTGAATTCTTTAAAGAATCTTCAAAATGGAAATTTTATTTTTGAAAAGAAAGATTTTTCAGATAGCTGGTTGCTGAATAAAACAGGCTATAATCCATTAGAGCTTGTTAAAGAAACATGAAAATGATATAATGTAAAGTTAAGGGAAGTTTATGACTAAAGTTCTTGTTGCAGAAGATTCAGTTACAGATGCAAAATATATTGAGTCCATTCTTAAAGAAGGTGGATACGAGCTTTTTTTTGCAAAAGATGGTGAAGAAGCTGAAGAATTGATAAAAAAAGAAACTTTTGATCTTGTTATTTTAGATGTGGTTATGCCTAAAAAAAATGGCTTTCAAATTTGTAGAGAGATAAAGAAAAATGAAAAAACTAAAGATATACCTGTAATTCTTGTAACTTCTAAAAAAGAAGAAGCTGATAAATTCTGGGGCAAGACGCAAGGAGCAGATGAATACATTACAAAACCTTTTGAACCAATTGATCTTTTGGTGGCTATAAAGAAATGTCTGAAGAAATAAAAGAAAAAACAGAAAAATCCTATTGTGTCTTAGGCGTAGGAGAAAGAGAGTTTCTTGTCCCAAAAGAAAGCGTTGTTCAGGTTTTGGATATTACGCGAATATTCCCCATTCCAGGAGCTCCTGATTACATTGTTGGAGCTTTACCTGTAAGAGGCAAAATCATTCCTGCTGTGGACCTGGCAAAGATTTACAATATTGAAAGATTAAACTATTCTGATAATAAATTGCTGGTTATTGAAGTAAAAGGTGAAAAAATAGGAATTTTATCGGATATTTCGCCCTTTTTTGTTAGTTTTGAATCCGATATAGTTGTTGAAGATTTTATTGATCCTGAAAAATTATTTGAACAACTTAAAGTGAGTTATCAAAAACCCGCTGAAAATCTAAAGAGTGGTTTTGCTGGTGAAACCAGCACAGGAAAACAGGAAAAATGACAAAACTCAGAAAAGATGATAGACAAATCTGAGCTTATAAAATATTTTTTATTGGAAGCAGAAGAACATGTAAATACCTTAATTGAAGGCACAGAGGAGCTTGAAACTAAAGGATACAACAAAGAAACAATAGAAAGCCTTTTCAGAGCAACACACACTTTAAAAGGTTCTGCCTCAATCGTTAAATTCAATAAAGTTGCTACACTATCCCATCGCCTTGAAGACCTTTTTGAAGCTCTTTTGAATGAAGAAATAAACTATGAAAATTCTCTTATTTATCCCATTAAACAAGTTATTAATGCAATAGTGGGATTTGTAAATGAAATACACAAGACAGGTGAGGAAAAAAGCGAGCTTGATGAGAAAGTTATAAAATCAATTGAAAATATTCTACATAAAAAACAAGCATTTGTTGAAGAATACGAACCTGTAGCTTTTAAAACCTTTCCTGTTAGCAACACTGTCAGAGTTGAGCTTGAAGTAATTGACCATATTCTCACTTCTCTGGGAGAAACTCTTGTTCAGAAAAATACGATAATGGACAAAGAAAAAGAACTATTAAACATTGTAGAAGAAATACACAACAGTGGAAAAAAACTTCTAAAAGAAATAACTGATTTTTCAAACAGATACTACTTATCTACGCAAAATAAAGATGAAAAAGTTATAGACAGTTTTTTTGTGGAGTTCAGTGATCTTGAATTTGACCGTTATGATGAATACCATATTTTTTTAAGAAAAATTCAGGAGATAACAAATGATATAACAGAGGGTATAAATTCATTGTTTACTTTTTCTGAAAATCTTTCATATCATTTCAAATCACTCAACAAAGAAATCAATTATTTAAAAGACAGCCTGGTTGAAATAAGAATGATCCCAATTAGCAGGCTTTTACACAGGCTTTCTGAAGCTGTTAAAGATACAGCAAAAGCTCATGGAAAAATTATTGAAATAGAGATTAAAGGAGCAGAAACAAAAATTGACAAGCCAATTTTTGACTCCCTGTATGAGCCAATTCTTCATATTCTTCGCAATGCTGTACAACATGGAATTGAGTATCCTGAAGAAAGAATAAGAAAAGGAAAAGACCAGACAGGTCACATACAAATTAATTTACAAAAAGAAGGGAGATATATTGTAATAAGTATCAAAGACGATGGTAAAGGGATTGATATTGATAAAGTTAAACAAATAGCTATTCAGAAAAAATTTATCGCGCCTGAATATGCTCCCTTTGTTTCAAAAGAAGAAATTCTATCTTACATATTTGCTCCTGGCTTTTCCACTGCAGAAGAGGTAGATTTCCAGAGTGGAAGAGGCATAGGACTTAATATTGTTAAGACAGCCATCTCAAAACTTAAAGGAACAATAGAAGTCTCTTCAAAGCTTGATAAAGAAACGACTTTTGTAATAAAAATTCCGCAGTCATTAACTATAAGCAATCTTTTAGTATTCAATTCCCATAATCTGGATTTTGCCATACCTATTAACTATATTGAAGAAATTTTAACACTGGAGGATTTTCCGCAGGCAATAATAGAAAGAAAAATTAATCATAAAAATAGAATTATTCCTTTGAAAGTATTTTCAGAAGTTTTCTTCTCTGTCAACGGTAAAAAAATTGAAAAAGGGTTTATAATTGTTTTTAATTTTTCAGGAATAAGAAAGGGACTTATTGTTGAAGAAATTCTGGGACACGAGGAAGCGACAGTTCATAGTTTTGGAAAATTTCTTGAAGGATTAACTCAATATCTTGGTTATTTTATATGTGGCAAAGGCTCTCCAAGATATGTAATTGATCCATTAAAACTATTTGAAGAAGAATTTATATTTACAACTACATTGTCTGAGAAAATTAAAGAACCTTTTACGTACAAAGGTTCTGTCCTGATTGTGGATGACTCTATAAGTGTAAGAAAGAGCTTACAAAGTATTCTTGAAGATAAAAAACTGAAAGTATATACTGCAAAAGATGGCGCTGAAGCATTAAATTTGATAGAAAAGGAAAAAATTGACCTTGTAGTAACTGACCTTGAAATGCCTATAATGCATGGCTATGAACTCATCAGCAGAGTAAGAAAAGATCCAAGATTCAAAGATTTACCAATTATAGTTCTTACTTCAAGAGGGACAAAAAAACATGAAGAAAAAGCCATTGCACTTGGAGCAGATGGCTATATTGTAAAGCCCTTTGACGAAAAAGCCATACAGGAACAAATTCTTAATCGCCTTATTTATTCAGAATTGCGTTAAATTCTAAATTTTTCAGTTACATTAACGAATTCTTTTGAAGTATCTGATAGAGAACGGGATATATCAATAAGCTCATGGCTTATTTCATAAATATTTTCAGTCACTTCTTTCACTTTTTGAGCTGAACTTACCTGCTTATCGGTTATTTCTTTTTGTTTCATAGTATATTCATTAATGTCATCTATAACTTGTCCTATTCTTTTTATGATTGAATCAATCTTTTCAAATATTTCTGTTGTTTGATTTACCATATTTGTTCCTATCTCAACATAGTTTGTTTCTTCTTCAAGATTTTTTGTAACAGCCGTTGCCTCTTCCTGAATTGCTGTAATAATTTCTGCAATATTCTTAGATGACTTAGCTGTTTTTTCAGATAAAGTTCTTATTTCTTCAGCAATAACGACAAATCCTTTACCCTCCTCACCTGCTCTTGCTGCTTCAATTGAAGCATTAAGTGCGAGAAGATTTGTTCTATTTGCAATATCACTGATTATTGTTGAAATTGTTCCTATCTCCATTAATTTTTCTGAAAAAAGTTTCATTCTTCTATTTATTCCCTGAACAGCTGTTCTGATTAATTGCATGCTGCTAATTGTCTCTGTAACAATTTCATTACCCTTCAGGATTGCATCAATGGCTTCTTTTGAAACATCTGTTGCAGCAGAGGTTTTATCTTTTGTTTGTAAAGCAATTTCTGAAGCATCTTCAATAAGGGATACTATTTTTTCAATCTCCTGTTTTTGTATTTCTGCGCCTGTTTGTAATTTTTGAATTATTTCATTGAGAATATTGCTTTTCTGTCCTACATCCTCTGCTGTATTTTTAACTTCTCTGACAAGCTCACTCAATCCATCTGTCATGAGATTGAAGGCATCTGCCAGAGAACCAAAAACATCTGGTGTGACTTCTGCTTTCTGCGTGAGGTCTCCTTCAGCTGCCTGAGTCATTATCTGTAGAAACTTTATAATATTGTTCTGCATCTCTTTTCTCTGTTCTTCTGTCTGAATGAGTGTAGAAAGTTTATCCATCATTTGATTAAAAGCATCTGCAATTGTTTCAAATTCATCACCTGTTTTCAACTTTATTCTTTTTTCAAAATTTCCTTTTCTTATAGCTTCTACTACATCTTCAATTATTGAAAGTGGAGATATAATCTGTTTTCTAAACCATAAAACATTGGCTGTTGATATCCCTATCAATGCTAAAACAAATATTGCAATAACAGGAGCAAATTTTAAAAGAGTATTTATAATTCCCATTTTTTTCATAATAAATTCTTCGCCATAAATTTCATATCCAGTAATAATGAGTCCAGCAATAAGAATAATGGTTGAAAGAACAATGGATAGATTAAATACAATAAGGAATTTTCTATAAAGACCTTTTGGTTTTTTAATTTTTGATTTAACTACCTCAGGCATAATTTCCTCCTATGTAAAAATTAAGTTTATACAGTATGTAAGAAAAATATAGCAATTGTCAATATTTTATTATAGCTAAATTCCAATTACTTTACCTGTTTGTAAATCCACATCTATTCTTCTGAAATTTGGATTTGAGGCAGTTCCAGGCATCAGATTTATCTCACCTGCTACAGGAACAATAAGTTTTGCTCCTGTAAAGATTAAAATATCTCTTACAAATAACTGCCATCCTCTTGGAGCACCTCTTAATTCTGGATTATCTGAAAGGCTTAGATGAGTTTTTGCCATACAAATGGAAAACTGAGAGAATTCAGGATTGGAGTTGATATTTTTAAGCTTCTCTAAAGCCTCGGAGGACAATTCAATAGAATCCGCTCCATATATCTCTCTTGCAATTAATTCTATCCTTGAAATATGAGGAAGATTGTTATCATAAAGAAATTTAAACAATGATTTATTTCTGCATGCATCAATAACCATGTCAACAAGTTCCAGAGCTCCAGCACCTCCTTTTTCATAGTGCTCTGAAATTGCCACTGGAATCCCTATTTCTTCACAGGCTTTTTTAACAAATTCCAGTTCATCATTATCATCTCCATAGAATTTATTTAAACAAACAACAGGATTCAACCCTGCCTTTTTAACAATATTGATATGATGAAACAGATTTTCAAGACCTTTTTCAAGCCATTTAAGATTTCTTTCAAAATACTTCTCTGGTATAGGATTTCCTGAAACAATCTTTGGAGCATCTTTATCTGCTCCATGATATTTTAATGCTCTTAGAGTGGCTACTA
Protein-coding sequences here:
- a CDS encoding response regulator, whose translation is MAGEKILVMDDSPLVRKLAEVSLQEAGYEVYTASDGEEGLKIAEQIKPDLILVDFIMPKMTGSQVCKLIRENETLKDIPIILITGKGETVGQALIEKYGILDYFIKPFKSEELVEKINQVLSKAPEVKKIPEEIPVFTYESPETEIKEVEEIEPIVLPETEEEVFSVEEKGIELTKEIELKEKIFEEPEPMQKTQDLFETPEIELPEMELLGKEESFGTQEIESIQDILEEPPKTEIEEIKPAFDLTILEKLIDNKFNSFYEKIIPLLDSSVEGVLKKYGLIKDSSVILSGNLNFFKVQEIFTLINSNSLNGIFYAYSNAIAYEFLFISGKIIYGISNLQKQKIGAKLLNEMDQEEIKDITIEALNSLKNLQNGNFIFEKKDFSDSWLLNKTGYNPLELVKET
- a CDS encoding response regulator, with product MIDKSELIKYFLLEAEEHVNTLIEGTEELETKGYNKETIESLFRATHTLKGSASIVKFNKVATLSHRLEDLFEALLNEEINYENSLIYPIKQVINAIVGFVNEIHKTGEEKSELDEKVIKSIENILHKKQAFVEEYEPVAFKTFPVSNTVRVELEVIDHILTSLGETLVQKNTIMDKEKELLNIVEEIHNSGKKLLKEITDFSNRYYLSTQNKDEKVIDSFFVEFSDLEFDRYDEYHIFLRKIQEITNDITEGINSLFTFSENLSYHFKSLNKEINYLKDSLVEIRMIPISRLLHRLSEAVKDTAKAHGKIIEIEIKGAETKIDKPIFDSLYEPILHILRNAVQHGIEYPEERIRKGKDQTGHIQINLQKEGRYIVISIKDDGKGIDIDKVKQIAIQKKFIAPEYAPFVSKEEILSYIFAPGFSTAEEVDFQSGRGIGLNIVKTAISKLKGTIEVSSKLDKETTFVIKIPQSLTISNLLVFNSHNLDFAIPINYIEEILTLEDFPQAIIERKINHKNRIIPLKVFSEVFFSVNGKKIEKGFIIVFNFSGIRKGLIVEEILGHEEATVHSFGKFLEGLTQYLGYFICGKGSPRYVIDPLKLFEEEFIFTTTLSEKIKEPFTYKGSVLIVDDSISVRKSLQSILEDKKLKVYTAKDGAEALNLIEKEKIDLVVTDLEMPIMHGYELISRVRKDPRFKDLPIIVLTSRGTKKHEEKAIALGADGYIVKPFDEKAIQEQILNRLIYSELR
- a CDS encoding methyl-accepting chemotaxis protein — its product is MPEVVKSKIKKPKGLYRKFLIVFNLSIVLSTIILIAGLIITGYEIYGEEFIMKKMGIINTLLKFAPVIAIFVLALIGISTANVLWFRKQIISPLSIIEDVVEAIRKGNFEKRIKLKTGDEFETIADAFNQMMDKLSTLIQTEEQRKEMQNNIIKFLQIMTQAAEGDLTQKAEVTPDVFGSLADAFNLMTDGLSELVREVKNTAEDVGQKSNILNEIIQKLQTGAEIQKQEIEKIVSLIEDASEIALQTKDKTSAATDVSKEAIDAILKGNEIVTETISSMQLIRTAVQGINRRMKLFSEKLMEIGTISTIISDIANRTNLLALNASIEAARAGEEGKGFVVIAEEIRTLSEKTAKSSKNIAEIITAIQEEATAVTKNLEEETNYVEIGTNMVNQTTEIFEKIDSIIKRIGQVIDDINEYTMKQKEITDKQVSSAQKVKEVTENIYEISHELIDISRSLSDTSKEFVNVTEKFRI
- a CDS encoding response regulator, with protein sequence MTKVLVAEDSVTDAKYIESILKEGGYELFFAKDGEEAEELIKKETFDLVILDVVMPKKNGFQICREIKKNEKTKDIPVILVTSKKEEADKFWGKTQGADEYITKPFEPIDLLVAIKKCLKK
- a CDS encoding chemotaxis protein CheW, which produces MSEEIKEKTEKSYCVLGVGEREFLVPKESVVQVLDITRIFPIPGAPDYIVGALPVRGKIIPAVDLAKIYNIERLNYSDNKLLVIEVKGEKIGILSDISPFFVSFESDIVVEDFIDPEKLFEQLKVSYQKPAENLKSGFAGETSTGKQEK